One part of the Arabidopsis thaliana chromosome 4, partial sequence genome encodes these proteins:
- a CDS encoding Pectinacetylesterase family protein (Pectinacetylesterase family protein; FUNCTIONS IN: carboxylesterase activity; LOCATED IN: cell wall, membrane, plant-type cell wall; EXPRESSED IN: 24 plant structures; EXPRESSED DURING: 14 growth stages; CONTAINS InterPro DOMAIN/s: Pectinacetylesterase (InterPro:IPR004963); BEST Arabidopsis thaliana protein match is: Pectinacetylesterase family protein (TAIR:AT5G45280.2); Has 30201 Blast hits to 17322 proteins in 780 species: Archae - 12; Bacteria - 1396; Metazoa - 17338; Fungi - 3422; Plants - 5037; Viruses - 0; Other Eukaryotes - 2996 (source: NCBI BLink).), with amino-acid sequence MGRLKQCWSSLLVLAVLVIGTGAVPITYLQSAVAKGAVCLDGSAPAYHFDKGFGSGVNNWIVHMEGGGWCTDVASCNERKGTMKGSSKFMNKDFGFSGILGGKQSTNPDFYNWNRIKVRYCDGSSFTGNVEAVNPANKLFFRGARVWRAVVDDLMAKGMKNAQNAILSGCSAGALAAILHCDTFRAILPRTASVKCVSDAGYFIHGKDITGGSYIQSYYSKVVALHGSAKSLPVSCTSKMKPELCFFPQYVVPSMRTPLFVINAAFDSWQIKNVLAPTAVDKGKEWKNCKLDLKKCSAAQLKTVQGFRDQMMRALSPVHSTPSRGLFLDSCHAHCQGGSAASWSGDKGPQVANTRIAKAVGNWFYGRSAFQKIDCPSPTCNPTCPAISTED; translated from the exons ATGGGGAGGCTTAAGCAATGTTGGTCAAGTCTGCTAGTATTGGCAGTGTTGGTGATCGGAACTGGAGCCGTTCCCATCACTTATCTCCAAAGCGCCGTCGCTAAAGGAGCCG TGTGTTTGGATGGGAGTGCACCAGCTTACCATTTTGACAAAGGGTTTGGTTCGGGTGTTAACAATTGGATCGTCCACATGGAG GGAGGAGGATGGTGTACCGACGTTGCTTCATGTAATGAACGTAAGGGTACAATGAAGGGTTCTTCCAAATTCATGAACAAAGACTTTGGATTTTCCGGTATCTTGGGTGGCAAGCAAAGCACTAACCCAG ATTTCTACAATTGGAACAGAATCAAAGTACGATATTGTGACGGATCATCCTTTACCGGCAATGTAGAAGCCGTTAATCCG GCAAACAAGCTGTTCTTCCGCGGTGCCCGAGTTTGGCGTGCGGTGGTTGATGATCTTATGGCTAAAGGAATGAAAAACGCTCAAAAC GCTATACTCTCCGGTTGTTCAGCTGGAGCATTGGCTGCGATTCTTCATTGTGACACTTTCCGTGCCATACTTCCCCGAACAGCTAGCGTCAAATGTGTTTCTGATGCCGGTTACTTTATCCACGG TAAAGATATCACAGGAGGATCATACATTCAATCATATTACAGCAAAGTCGTCGCACTCCAC GGATCTGCAAAGAGTCTTCCTGTTTCTTGTACCTCAAAAATGAAACCAGAACTC TGTTTCTTCCCGCAATACGTCGTTCCTTCCATGCGAACACCGCTCTTTGTCATCAATGCCGCTTTTGATTCTTGGCAG ATCAAGAACGTTTTGGCTCCAACTGCTGTTGATAAGGGAAAAGAGTGGAAGAATTGTAAGCTTGATCTTAAGAAATGTAGTGCCGCTCAGCTCAAAACCGTCCAAG GGTTTAGAGATCAGATGATGCGAGCATTGTCACCGGTTCACAGTACACCGTCTAGAGGATTGTTCTTAGACTCGTGTCACGCTCATTGCCAAGGAGGAAGCGCCGCCTCTTGGTCCGGTGACAAAGGTCCCCAAGTCGCCAATACG agaaTTGCGAAAGCAGTCGGAAACTGGTTTTATGGCCGGAGTGCATTTCAGAAGATAGATTGTCCGTCGCCGACTTGTAATCCTACTTGTCCTGCTATCTCTACTGAAGACTAG
- a CDS encoding Pectinacetylesterase family protein (Pectinacetylesterase family protein; CONTAINS InterPro DOMAIN/s: Pectinacetylesterase (InterPro:IPR004963); BEST Arabidopsis thaliana protein match is: Pectinacetylesterase family protein (TAIR:AT4G19410.1); Has 543 Blast hits to 535 proteins in 96 species: Archae - 2; Bacteria - 44; Metazoa - 119; Fungi - 0; Plants - 298; Viruses - 0; Other Eukaryotes - 80 (source: NCBI BLink).), translated as MFKLKQWLIYLVCSLVIMNTEGLFVNITFVRNAVAKGAVCLDGSPPAYHLDRGSGTGINSWLIQLEGGGWCNNVTNCVSRMHTRLGSSKKMVENLAFSAILSNKKQYNPDFYNWNRVKVRYCDGASFTGDVEAVNPATNLHFRGARVWLAVMQELLAKGMINAENAVLSGCSAGGLASLMHCDSFRALLPMGTKVKCLSDAGFFLNTRDVSGVQYIKTYFEDVVTLHGSAKNLPRSCTSRLTPAMCFFPQYVARQIRTPLFILNAAYDSWQIKNILAPRAADPYGKWQSCQLDIKNCHPSQIKVMQDFRLEFLSAVIGLGRSSSRGMFIDSCYTHCQTETQTSWFWQDSPILNRTTIAKAVGDWVYDRTLFQKIDCPYPCNPTCHHRVFTPLDAPPI; from the exons ATGTTCAAGTTGAAGCAATGGTTGATTTATTTGGTGTGTTCGTTAGTAATAATGAACACAGAAGGACTGTTTGTCAATATTACATTTGTTCGAAACGCAGTCGCTAAAGGGGCCG tTTGTTTAGATGGAAGTCCACCAGCTTATCATTTGGATAGAGGTTCTGGAACTGGAATCAATAGTTGGTTGATACAGCTTGAG GGAGGAGGATGGTGCAATAATGTAACAAATTGCGTTAGTCGGATGCATACTCGATTAGGTTCATCGAAGAAAATGGTGGAGAACCTTGCTTTCTCAGCTATTCTTAGCAATAAGAAACAATATAATCCTG ATTTTTACAATTGGAATAGAGTGAAAGTTAGATACTGTGACGGGGCATCATTCACAGGAGATGTAGAAGCAGTGAACCCT GCTACTAATCTTCACTTCAGAGGTGCTCGAGTTTGGTTAGCCGTTATGCAAGAGCTGCTAGCTAAAGGCATGATAAACGCCGAGAAT GCTGTTTTGTCTGGCTGTTCTGCTGGCGGGTTAGCTTCGCTGATGCATTGTGATAGTTTCCGTGCTCTATTACCGATGGGAACCAAAGTAAAATGTCTTTCAGATGCTGGTTTTTTTCTCAACAC AAGAGACGTCTCAGGAGTTCAATACATTAAAACATACTTCGAAGATGTTGTTACTCTTCAT GGATCAGCAAAGAACTTGCCGAGGTCATGCACATCAAGATTAACTCCTGCAATG TGTTTCTTTCCGCAATATGTGGCTCGCCAGATTAGAACTCCTCTGTTCATTCTTAATGCCGCTTATGACTCTTGGCAG ATAAAGAACATTTTGGCTCCGCGAGCAGCTGATCCTTACGGAAAATGGCAAAGTTGTCAACTAGACATCAAGAATTGCCATCCAAGTCAGATCAAAGTTATGCAAG ATTTCAGGTTAGAGTTCTTGAGTGCAGTGATAGGTTTAGGGAGATCTTCATCAAGAGGGATGTTCATAGATTCTTGCTACACTCACTGCCAAACCGAGACACAAACTTCATGGTTCTGGCAAGATTCTCCAATTCTAAACCGAACG ACAATAGCAAAAGCTGTTGGAGATTGGGTTTATGACAGAACATTGTTTCAGAAGATAGATTGTCCTTACCCTTGTAACCCTACTTGCCACCACAGGGTTTTCACTCCTCTAGATGCTCCTCCAATTTAA
- a CDS encoding Pectinacetylesterase family protein: MFKLKQWLIYLVCSLVIMNTEGLFVNITFVRNAVAKGAVCLDGSPPAYHLDRGSGTGINSWLIQLEGGGWCNNVTNCVSRMHTRLGSSKKMVENLAFSAILSNKKQYNPDFYNWNRVKVRYCDGASFTGDVEAVNPATNLHFRGARVWLAVMQELLAKGMINAENAVLSGCSAGGLASLMHCDSFRALLPMGTKVKCLSDAGFFLNTRDVSGVQYIKTYFEDVVTLHGSAKNLPRSCTSRLTPAMCFFPQYVARQIRTPLFILNAAYDSWQIKNILAPRAADPYGKWQSCQLDIKNCHPSQIKVMQDFRLEFLSAVIGLGRSSSRGMFIDSCYTHCQTETQTSWFWQDSPILNRTVQKKANILQILVKQNVIRINVTLCFHDSLFLLNLQTIAKAVGDWVYDRTLFQKIDCPYPCNPTCHHRVFTPLDAPPI; the protein is encoded by the exons ATGTTCAAGTTGAAGCAATGGTTGATTTATTTGGTGTGTTCGTTAGTAATAATGAACACAGAAGGACTGTTTGTCAATATTACATTTGTTCGAAACGCAGTCGCTAAAGGGGCCG tTTGTTTAGATGGAAGTCCACCAGCTTATCATTTGGATAGAGGTTCTGGAACTGGAATCAATAGTTGGTTGATACAGCTTGAG GGAGGAGGATGGTGCAATAATGTAACAAATTGCGTTAGTCGGATGCATACTCGATTAGGTTCATCGAAGAAAATGGTGGAGAACCTTGCTTTCTCAGCTATTCTTAGCAATAAGAAACAATATAATCCTG ATTTTTACAATTGGAATAGAGTGAAAGTTAGATACTGTGACGGGGCATCATTCACAGGAGATGTAGAAGCAGTGAACCCT GCTACTAATCTTCACTTCAGAGGTGCTCGAGTTTGGTTAGCCGTTATGCAAGAGCTGCTAGCTAAAGGCATGATAAACGCCGAGAAT GCTGTTTTGTCTGGCTGTTCTGCTGGCGGGTTAGCTTCGCTGATGCATTGTGATAGTTTCCGTGCTCTATTACCGATGGGAACCAAAGTAAAATGTCTTTCAGATGCTGGTTTTTTTCTCAACAC AAGAGACGTCTCAGGAGTTCAATACATTAAAACATACTTCGAAGATGTTGTTACTCTTCAT GGATCAGCAAAGAACTTGCCGAGGTCATGCACATCAAGATTAACTCCTGCAATG TGTTTCTTTCCGCAATATGTGGCTCGCCAGATTAGAACTCCTCTGTTCATTCTTAATGCCGCTTATGACTCTTGGCAG ATAAAGAACATTTTGGCTCCGCGAGCAGCTGATCCTTACGGAAAATGGCAAAGTTGTCAACTAGACATCAAGAATTGCCATCCAAGTCAGATCAAAGTTATGCAAG ATTTCAGGTTAGAGTTCTTGAGTGCAGTGATAGGTTTAGGGAGATCTTCATCAAGAGGGATGTTCATAGATTCTTGCTACACTCACTGCCAAACCGAGACACAAACTTCATGGTTCTGGCAAGATTCTCCAATTCTAAACCGAACGGtacaaaaaaaagcaaacattCTCCAAATTCTTGTCAAACAAAATGTCATTAGAATCAATGTTACATTGTGTTTTCATGATTCattatttcttcttaatttgCAGACAATAGCAAAAGCTGTTGGAGATTGGGTTTATGACAGAACATTGTTTCAGAAGATAGATTGTCCTTACCCTTGTAACCCTACTTGCCACCACAGGGTTTTCACTCCTCTAGATGCTCCTCCAATTTAA
- a CDS encoding Pectinacetylesterase family protein — translation MFKLKQWLIYLVCSLVIMNTEGLFVNITFVRNAVAKGAVCLDGSPPAYHLDRGSGTGINSWLIQLEGGGWCNNVTNCVSRMHTRLGSSKKMVENLAFSAILSNKKQYNPDFYNWNRVKVRYCDGASFTGDVEAVNPATNLHFRGARVWLAVMQELLAKGMINAENAVLSGCSAGGLASLMHCDSFRALLPMGTKVKCLSDAGFFLNTRDVSGVQYIKTYFEDVVTLHGSAKNLPRSCTSRLTPAMVESIHVIIIKPFFVSLQYFYPYNQSPKICSVSFRNMWLARLELLCSFLMPLMTLGR, via the exons ATGTTCAAGTTGAAGCAATGGTTGATTTATTTGGTGTGTTCGTTAGTAATAATGAACACAGAAGGACTGTTTGTCAATATTACATTTGTTCGAAACGCAGTCGCTAAAGGGGCCG tTTGTTTAGATGGAAGTCCACCAGCTTATCATTTGGATAGAGGTTCTGGAACTGGAATCAATAGTTGGTTGATACAGCTTGAG GGAGGAGGATGGTGCAATAATGTAACAAATTGCGTTAGTCGGATGCATACTCGATTAGGTTCATCGAAGAAAATGGTGGAGAACCTTGCTTTCTCAGCTATTCTTAGCAATAAGAAACAATATAATCCTG ATTTTTACAATTGGAATAGAGTGAAAGTTAGATACTGTGACGGGGCATCATTCACAGGAGATGTAGAAGCAGTGAACCCT GCTACTAATCTTCACTTCAGAGGTGCTCGAGTTTGGTTAGCCGTTATGCAAGAGCTGCTAGCTAAAGGCATGATAAACGCCGAGAAT GCTGTTTTGTCTGGCTGTTCTGCTGGCGGGTTAGCTTCGCTGATGCATTGTGATAGTTTCCGTGCTCTATTACCGATGGGAACCAAAGTAAAATGTCTTTCAGATGCTGGTTTTTTTCTCAACAC AAGAGACGTCTCAGGAGTTCAATACATTAAAACATACTTCGAAGATGTTGTTACTCTTCAT GGATCAGCAAAGAACTTGCCGAGGTCATGCACATCAAGATTAACTCCTGCAATGGTAGAAAGCATTCATGTTATAATTATAAagccattttttgtttctcttcaatATTTTTACCCATATAATCAATCACCAAAAATCTGCAGTGTTTCTTTCCGCAATATGTGGCTCGCCAGATTAGAACTCCTCTGTTCATTCTTAATGCCGCTTATGACTCTTGGCAG ATAA
- a CDS encoding uncharacterized protein (unknown protein; FUNCTIONS IN: molecular_function unknown; INVOLVED IN: biological_process unknown; LOCATED IN: chloroplast; EXPRESSED IN: 17 plant structures; EXPRESSED DURING: 13 growth stages; Has 30201 Blast hits to 17322 proteins in 780 species: Archae - 12; Bacteria - 1396; Metazoa - 17338; Fungi - 3422; Plants - 5037; Viruses - 0; Other Eukaryotes - 2996 (source: NCBI BLink).) has product MATKFITLTQIHRPKTLLSTTKSRRRNSNKPKPFKTISENMLNNVFSGKTLTEIYHNKINSHPLTNPLLFIEDPSVKEEETNQQEHGKVSNKDGKSITATKYGDLRRDVARLSLLWYMKCSISHILRKARAFYNEFCCDTYAESNTMAVVEPYFSIPVIN; this is encoded by the coding sequence ATGGCTACTAAATTCATCACCCTCACTCAAATCCACCGCCCTAAAACCCTACTTTCCACCACAAAATCTCGTCGACGCAATAGTAACAAACCCAAACCATTCAAAACCATCAGCGAAAACATGTTGAACAACGTCTTTTCTGGCAAAACGCTAACAGAAATCTaccataataaaataaattcacaCCCTCTTACTAATCCACTACTGTTTATTGAAGATCCGTCCGTAAAAGAAGAGGAGACGAATCAACAAGAACACGGGAAGGTCTCAAACAAAGATGGTAAGTCCATAACCGCGACCAAATACGGAGATTTGAGGCGTGATGTTGCTCGATTAAGCTTGTTGTGGTACATGAAATGTTCCATAAGCCATATATTAAGGAAGGCAAGAGCGTTTTACAATGAGTTTTGTTGTGATACTTATGCTGAGAGTAACACTATGGCTGTGGTAGAGCCATATTTTTCTATTCcggtaattaattaa
- a CDS encoding Tetratricopeptide repeat (TPR)-like superfamily protein, whose product MAALLYFPKISSQMTSSHFISFSPMDLRRLSRASYLFTRRLKFIAKSRKCFHTSRYLQQCVHRPDKSEETSSDRHLHERLSSVLSKRSLDYEQCKQLITVLSPLEFDRLFPEFRSKVNPKTALDFFRLASDSFSFSFSLRSYCLLIGLLLDANLLSAARVVLIRLINGNVPVLPCGLRDSRVAIADAMASLSLCFDEEIRRKMSDLLIEVYCTQFKRDGCYLALDVFPVLANKGMFPSKTTCNILLTSLVRANEFQKCCEAFDVVCKGVSPDVYLFTTAINAFCKGGKVEEAVKLFSKMEEAGVAPNVVTFNTVIDGLGMCGRYDEAFMFKEKMVERGMEPTLITYSILVKGLTRAKRIGDAYFVLKEMTKKGFPPNVIVYNNLIDSFIEAGSLNKAIEIKDLMVSKGLSLTSSTYNTLIKGYCKNGQADNAERLLKEMLSIGFNVNQGSFTSVICLLCSHLMFDSALRFVGEMLLRNMSPGGGLLTTLISGLCKHGKHSKALELWFQFLNKGFVVDTRTSNALLHGLCEAGKLDEAFRIQKEILGRGCVMDRVSYNTLISGCCGKKKLDEAFMFLDEMVKRGLKPDNYTYSILICGLFNMNKVEEAIQFWDDCKRNGMLPDVYTYSVMIDGCCKAERTEEGQEFFDEMMSKNVQPNTVVYNHLIRAYCRSGRLSMALELREDMKHKGISPNSATYTSLIKGMSIISRVEEAKLLFEEMRMEGLEPNVFHYTALIDGYGKLGQMVKVECLLREMHSKNVHPNKITYTVMIGGYARDGNVTEASRLLNEMREKGIVPDSITYKEFIYGYLKQGGVLEAFKGSDEENYAAIIEGWNKLIQ is encoded by the coding sequence CCTCAcatttcatctctttctcaccAATGGATTTGAGGAGACTTTCTCGCGCAAGCTACTTATTCACTCGCCGCTTGAAATTCATAGCGAAATCTCGAAAATGCTTTCATACAAGCCGATACCTGCAACAGTGTGTTCATCGGCCGGATAAATCGGAAGAGACTTCCTCTGATCGGCATTTACACGAACGATTATCTTCAGTTTTGTCGAAGAGATCTCTAGATTACGAGCAGTGTAAACAACTGATAACTGTTCTATCGCCTCTCGAATTCGATAGGTTGTTTCCTGAGTTTCGATCCAAAGTTAATCCCAAGACGGCTTTGGATTTCTTCCGATTAGCTTCTGATTCGTTTAGTTTCTCCTTTAGTCTCCGTTCTTATTGTTTATTGATAGGTTTATTGCTTGATGCGAATCTGTTATCGGCTGCTAGGGTAGTTTTGATTCGTTTGATCAATGGGAATGTACCGGTTTTGCCTTGTGGTTTGAGAGATAGTCGAGTTGCGATTGCGGATGCAATGGCGAGTTTGagtttgtgttttgatgaagaaatcaGAAGGAAAATGTCGGATTTGTTGATTGAAGTTTATTGCACACAGTTCAAGCGTGATGGTTGTTATTTAGCTCTTGATGTATTTCCTGTTCTTGCAAACAAGGGTATGTTTCCTTCTAAGACGACTTGCAACATTTTGTTGACTTCTCTAGTGAGAGCTAATGAGTTTCAGAAGTGTTGTGAagcttttgatgttgtttgcAAAGGGGTTTCTCCGGATGTTTACTTGTTCACTACAGCGATTAATGCGTTTTGCAAGGGAGGTAAAGTTGAGGAGGCCGTTAAGTTGTTCTCAAAAATGGAAGAAGCGGGTGTTGCACCAAACGTTGTCACTTTTAATACTGTTATTGATGGACTTGGGATGTGTGGAAGGTATGATGAGGCGTTTATGTTTAAAGAAAAGATGGTAGAAAGAGGCATGGAACCAACTCTTATCACTTATAGTATTCTTGTCAAGGGTTTGACCAGGGCTAAGAGGATTGGTGATGCTTATTTTGTCTTGAAGGAAATGACAAAGAAAGGGTTTCCTCCTAATGTTAttgtatataataatttgattgataGTTTCATCGAGGCTGGAAGTTTGAACAAAGCTATTGAGATAAAGGATCTCATGGTTTCGAAAGGGTTGTCTCTCACATCGTCGACGTATAATACTCTCATAAAGGGATACTGCAAGAACGGTCAAGCAGATAATGCGGAGCGTCTCCTGAAGGAAATGCTGTCGATTGGTTTTAATGTAAATCAGGGCTCCTTTACATCTGTGATTTGCTTGTTGTGCAGTCATCTTATGTTTGACTCAGCACTTCGTTTTGTTGGAGAGATGCTATTACGCAACATGAGTCCTGGTGGTGGATTACTTACTACATTGATTTCTGGTCTCTGTAAGCATGGGAAACACTCAAAGGCACTAGAACTTTGGTTTCAATTTCTAAATAAAGGTTTTGTAGTGGACACGAGGACTTCAAATGCTTTACTTCATGGACTCTGTGAAGCAGGGAAGCTGGATGAAGCTTTTAGGATTCAAAAGGAGATATTAGGGCGTGGCTGTGTTATGGATAGAGTTTCCTATAACACGTTGATTTCTGGATGTTGCGGAAAGAAGAAACTAGATGAAGCTTTTATGTTCTTGGATGAAATGGTTAAGAGAGGACTTAAGCCTGACAATTATACTTATAGCATATTGATTTGCGGGCTGTTTAATATGAATAAAGTTGAGGAGGCCATACAGTTTTGGGATGATTGTAAACGGAATGGCATGCTTCCAGATGTTTATACATATTCGGTGATGATAGATGGATGTTGTAAAGCTGAAAGAACAGAAGAGGGTCAGGAATTTTTTGATGAGATGATGAGCAAAAACGTGCAGCCAAATACTGTTGTTTACAATCATCTTATCAGAGCATACTGTAGAAGCGGAAGGCTATCGATGGCCTTGGAACTCCGTGAAGATATGAAACACAAAGGAATTTCACCTAATTCTGCTACATACACTTCACTAATAAAGGGGATGTCAATCATTAGCCGTGTTGAGGAGGCAAAACTCCTCTTCGAGGAGATGAGGATGGAGGGTTTGGAACCGAATGTCTTTCATTATACAGCACTTATTGATGGATATGGTAAATTGGGTCAGATGGTCAAAGTTGAATGTCTTCTGCGTGAGATGCATTCAAAGAACGTACACCCAAATAAGATTACCTACACTGTGATGATTGGTGGGTATGCTAGAGATGGGAATGTAACGGAAGCTTCTAGGCTTCTAAATGAGATGAGGGAAAAAGGAATTGTTCCGGATAGTATCACATACAAAGAATTTATATACGGATATCTTAAGCAGGGAGGTGTGTTGGAAGCTTTTAAAGGTTCTGATGAAGAAAATTATGCAGCAATCATTGAAGGATGGAACAAACTCATTCAGTAA